In Lysinibacillus sp. FSL M8-0337, the following proteins share a genomic window:
- a CDS encoding flavodoxin family protein, which translates to MRITALYGSSRQHSNSEELANYVLEGISHEKLYLKDLNIVPIHDLRHDAQGFQYVEDDYDQIIQALLTSDIVLFATPIYWYSMSGIMKNVIDRLSHAIRDERFPQLKEQLQTTEAIVLAVGGDDPRIKGLPMIQQFHYIFNFLNMPFSSYIIGKANKPGDIALDALALTQATLLNKQLQARMTSK; encoded by the coding sequence ATGCGCATTACCGCTTTGTATGGTAGCTCAAGACAACACAGCAATAGTGAGGAGCTTGCCAACTATGTATTAGAAGGGATCTCCCATGAAAAGTTATATTTAAAGGACTTGAATATTGTACCCATTCATGATTTACGCCATGATGCACAAGGCTTTCAGTATGTAGAGGATGATTACGACCAAATTATTCAAGCTTTATTGACAAGTGATATCGTTCTATTTGCCACACCGATTTATTGGTATAGCATGTCTGGCATTATGAAAAATGTGATTGACCGTCTAAGTCATGCCATTCGTGATGAGCGTTTTCCACAGTTGAAAGAACAGCTTCAGACAACAGAAGCGATTGTGCTTGCTGTTGGTGGCGATGATCCACGAATAAAAGGCTTACCAATGATTCAACAATTCCACTATATTTTTAACTTTTTAAATATGCCTTTTTCATCATACATTATCGGTAAGGCCAATAAACCTGGTGATATAGCACTTGATGCGCTAGCTCTGACACAGGCAACATTGTTAAATAAACAGCTTCAAGCCCGCATGACCTCCAAATAA
- a CDS encoding VOC family protein, whose translation MIKGLYEAHLPVSDLQQSIIFYEKLGLELAYVQQQLAFFWIVKGQSWIGLWECKEAQLDYHPSIRHLAFKIDEDDVGRVKQWLQSIGIEIRTAFGFTPSQQPLVLPNHPHAHAAIYFADPDGNSIELITPLRLDVAEEFPMMSLATWYKRDK comes from the coding sequence ATGATAAAAGGATTATATGAAGCACATTTACCTGTTAGCGATTTACAACAATCCATTATATTTTATGAAAAGCTAGGGCTTGAATTAGCTTATGTGCAACAGCAACTCGCTTTTTTCTGGATTGTCAAAGGACAAAGTTGGATAGGTTTGTGGGAATGTAAGGAAGCGCAACTAGATTACCATCCGTCTATCCGACACCTTGCTTTTAAAATAGACGAAGATGATGTAGGACGAGTAAAACAATGGTTACAATCCATTGGCATTGAAATACGAACAGCATTTGGCTTTACGCCCTCACAACAGCCGCTCGTCTTACCCAATCATCCACATGCCCATGCGGCAATCTATTTTGCCGATCCAGATGGCAATTCTATTGAGCTAATTACACCATTAAGATTGGATGTTGCTGAAGAATTTCCAATGATGTCTTTAGCAACATGGTACAAAAGGGATAAATAG
- a CDS encoding YitT family protein codes for MKQAFFTRCLFFIVGIIVLSFGVTLTIKGQFFGVGSWDVLHIGLAKTFGLTIGTWSILIGLAILAFDMLVTKKFPLPGTFVDMFLAGIFIDIFNFWLPDIEGFWMQLIAYLTGLLLLGWGCGMYMVANLGIGPRDTLMLLMVHKLGWSVTRARTLMEVTVAIIGFFLGGPIGVGTVLMAFGLGPIVQVALAYNEKLFTKWTGVKSAII; via the coding sequence ATGAAACAAGCTTTTTTTACAAGATGTCTGTTTTTCATCGTTGGCATTATCGTATTATCATTTGGCGTCACGTTAACGATTAAAGGGCAATTTTTTGGTGTTGGTTCATGGGATGTTTTACATATAGGTTTAGCCAAAACGTTTGGACTAACGATTGGCACTTGGTCCATCCTCATTGGCTTAGCCATTTTAGCTTTCGATATGTTAGTGACGAAGAAGTTTCCTTTGCCAGGTACATTTGTAGATATGTTTTTAGCTGGTATTTTTATTGATATCTTCAACTTCTGGCTTCCTGATATTGAGGGTTTTTGGATGCAATTAATTGCCTACCTCACTGGATTGCTATTACTTGGCTGGGGTTGTGGTATGTATATGGTAGCCAATTTAGGTATTGGCCCACGAGATACATTAATGCTTCTGATGGTTCATAAGCTTGGCTGGAGTGTCACGCGTGCTCGTACTTTGATGGAAGTAACAGTAGCAATTATCGGCTTTTTCCTCGGAGGCCCTATTGGTGTAGGCACAGTCCTAATGGCTTTTGGTCTCGGCCCGATTGTACAAGTAGCATTAGCCTATAACGAGAAATTATTTACTAAATGGACTGGTGTGAAGAGCGCGATTATTTAA
- a CDS encoding metal ABC transporter ATP-binding protein: protein MNALTVENLSVAYDKKTVLENANVTVPSGRLTAIIGPNGAGKSTFLKAILNQLPNKVGKVEILGKLFDPKSLVVGYVPQRNAVDWDFPTNALDIVLMGRYGHTGLFKRPSKQDKLLAKQALESVGMQDFAQRSIGQLSGGQQQRVFLARALAQNATIYFLDEPFAGVDAATEKTIIDILKSLKAQGKSIFVVHHDLQTVKEYFDYTILLNKTILASGATEDVFTPEQLQKTYGGKLFMMQDMVGANSLC from the coding sequence ATGAATGCATTAACAGTAGAAAATTTATCGGTTGCTTATGATAAGAAAACCGTTTTAGAAAATGCCAACGTCACAGTGCCTAGCGGTCGGCTTACAGCCATTATTGGACCAAATGGAGCGGGAAAATCGACGTTCTTAAAAGCGATATTAAATCAATTACCAAACAAGGTAGGAAAAGTAGAGATACTAGGAAAGCTATTCGATCCAAAAAGTTTAGTCGTGGGATACGTCCCACAGCGCAATGCCGTTGATTGGGATTTCCCAACGAATGCACTAGATATTGTGCTAATGGGAAGATACGGACATACGGGATTGTTTAAAAGACCATCTAAACAAGATAAGCTTTTAGCAAAGCAAGCTTTGGAAAGTGTAGGCATGCAAGATTTTGCACAGCGTTCCATTGGTCAATTATCAGGAGGTCAACAGCAACGTGTATTTTTAGCACGGGCTTTAGCACAAAATGCTACTATCTATTTCTTAGATGAGCCATTTGCTGGTGTTGATGCCGCTACTGAAAAAACAATTATTGATATTTTAAAAAGCTTAAAGGCACAAGGAAAAAGTATTTTTGTCGTACATCATGATTTACAAACAGTAAAAGAATATTTTGACTACACAATTTTATTAAATAAAACGATTTTAGCATCCGGTGCAACGGAAGATGTTTTTACACCAGAACAATTACAAAAAACATACGGTGGCAAACTATTTATGATGCAAGACATGGTAGGAGCGAACAGCCTATGTTAA
- a CDS encoding pyridoxamine 5'-phosphate oxidase family protein, with amino-acid sequence MTSVRDEILEVLNREKIGTMATVENGKPYSRYMTFQNEDFVLYTVTNKHSEKIEELLKNPYTHILYGYDNGGFGDTFVEIEGKLTEIQEEGLKNKLAEFFTGIFIGNKDEMVTLKIEPIRMRLMNKKGEPPKELEFTNDH; translated from the coding sequence ATGACTTCGGTACGTGATGAAATTTTAGAAGTATTAAATCGAGAAAAAATAGGAACGATGGCAACCGTTGAAAATGGCAAGCCTTATTCACGTTATATGACATTCCAAAATGAAGACTTCGTGTTGTATACCGTAACAAATAAGCATTCGGAGAAAATCGAGGAGCTATTGAAAAATCCGTATACACATATTTTATATGGCTACGACAATGGTGGATTTGGCGATACCTTTGTTGAGATAGAAGGGAAGTTAACGGAAATCCAAGAGGAAGGTTTGAAAAATAAATTAGCAGAATTTTTCACAGGAATTTTCATTGGCAATAAAGATGAAATGGTGACACTTAAAATTGAACCCATTCGGATGCGATTGATGAACAAAAAAGGCGAGCCACCAAAAGAGTTAGAATTTACAAACGACCATTGA
- a CDS encoding metal ABC transporter permease, producing MIELWVIITGLLVGITCGMAGVFLILRKMSMIADAISHTVLFGIVMAFIITQTLNGFWMLLGAAVAGILTAYLVQLLHSSGIQQDAAIGVVFTTLFAAGVLLITLFASHVHLDVEHILMGEIAFVPWDKWTFFAITMPKAIWILLLVLMINIGFLLLFFKEMKLATFDSVYAASIGVPILFLHYGFMTSISFTTVAAFDSVGAILVVAMLIGPAATANLISKSIKQMFLFSMLYGGAAAIIGYYLAKFWDTSIAGMMATAVGLLFIMTLCVQKFMDYKRKALVSKLEGV from the coding sequence ATGATTGAATTATGGGTCATTATCACGGGTCTTTTGGTAGGTATTACATGCGGGATGGCTGGTGTCTTTTTAATATTACGTAAAATGTCGATGATTGCAGATGCTATTAGCCATACGGTGCTGTTTGGAATTGTGATGGCATTTATCATTACGCAAACATTAAATGGATTTTGGATGCTATTAGGTGCAGCGGTTGCTGGCATTTTAACGGCATACTTAGTGCAGTTATTACATTCTTCGGGTATACAGCAAGATGCTGCAATTGGTGTTGTCTTTACGACGTTATTTGCCGCAGGTGTTCTGCTAATTACATTGTTTGCTAGCCATGTGCATTTAGATGTTGAGCATATCTTAATGGGTGAAATTGCATTTGTTCCTTGGGATAAATGGACGTTCTTTGCAATCACAATGCCCAAAGCTATCTGGATACTATTGCTTGTATTAATGATTAATATAGGGTTCCTATTATTATTCTTTAAGGAAATGAAGCTTGCAACCTTTGATAGCGTTTATGCAGCGTCCATTGGTGTACCAATACTTTTCTTACATTATGGTTTTATGACGTCCATTTCTTTTACAACTGTTGCAGCATTTGATAGTGTTGGGGCAATTTTAGTAGTAGCGATGTTAATTGGACCTGCTGCCACAGCCAATTTAATTAGTAAATCAATTAAACAGATGTTCCTATTCAGTATGTTATATGGAGGGGCAGCGGCGATTATTGGTTATTATTTGGCTAAATTTTGGGACACGTCCATTGCAGGTATGATGGCTACGGCGGTCGGTCTATTATTTATCATGACGTTATGCGTTCAAAAATTTATGGACTATAAACGAAAAGCACTAGTTAGTAAATTAGAAGGAGTTTAA
- a CDS encoding metal ABC transporter permease → MLTGNLLWVLMGTMLLGIAAGITGTFSFLQKQSLVGDAAAHAALPGIALAFLLTGQKELPILMLGAGITSALSVYCIQWIVSFSKMKADAAIGLVLTVFFGVGVVFLTVVNHSPLGNQSGLNNFIFGKAATMTKADLTWLFLSATIIIIVSLLFYKEWKLLIFDPVYAKGIGLPIEALKATLTVLIVMTIVTGIQSVGVILMSALLIIPAVSAKLWTRKLSSMLVVSAAIGGVSGIVGTFISSMRTGLSTGPLIVLVAAAIFFLSYLFSPAGQMYKYFRKKQFRKQGEVG, encoded by the coding sequence ATGTTAACTGGAAACTTGCTTTGGGTATTAATGGGTACGATGTTGCTTGGGATTGCGGCTGGAATAACAGGTACTTTTTCTTTTCTTCAAAAACAAAGTTTAGTAGGTGATGCTGCAGCACATGCAGCATTACCTGGCATTGCCTTAGCATTTTTATTAACAGGGCAAAAAGAATTACCTATATTAATGCTGGGGGCAGGTATAACATCAGCTTTGTCTGTCTACTGTATCCAATGGATTGTTTCATTTTCGAAAATGAAAGCAGATGCTGCTATTGGTTTAGTGCTAACGGTATTTTTCGGGGTAGGCGTTGTATTTTTAACGGTTGTCAATCATAGCCCGTTAGGAAATCAGAGTGGCCTTAACAATTTTATTTTTGGTAAGGCGGCAACGATGACAAAAGCGGATTTAACATGGCTGTTTTTAAGTGCAACAATTATTATAATAGTTAGTTTGTTATTTTATAAGGAATGGAAACTATTAATCTTTGATCCCGTGTATGCAAAAGGGATTGGCTTACCGATTGAAGCGTTAAAAGCGACGTTAACCGTTTTGATTGTGATGACAATTGTAACGGGTATTCAATCAGTCGGTGTTATATTAATGTCAGCGCTGTTAATCATTCCTGCCGTAAGTGCTAAATTATGGACAAGGAAGCTAAGTTCAATGCTTGTAGTTAGTGCAGCAATAGGTGGTGTGTCAGGGATTGTTGGAACCTTTATTAGTTCTATGCGTACAGGCTTATCAACAGGACCTTTAATTGTTTTAGTAGCTGCTGCCATTTTCTTTTTATCTTATTTATTTAGTCCAGCAGGGCAAATGTATAAGTACTTTAGAAAAAAACAGTTTCGAAAGCAAGGTGAAGTAGGATGA
- a CDS encoding copper amine oxidase N-terminal domain-containing protein, producing the protein MKNKKISVAASLLVVGLLTNGMQAKADDDDYNHDGYEKHEKYEKYDDHDDDYDYEYEDDYDDDDQYENYDTTNVVNEKGKWNIWTRSVVVDKEALPFTNSKQVVLKVTGTNKEVNLFAMPKDGEIFVPGKTVAKLLGATATYYKTSEILVIQNANHELIYRAGKNVAYDNYVKTPLPAHAFYLNNELYLPISAITNGLGFIAEWQEENQQFVCQPLN; encoded by the coding sequence ATGAAAAACAAAAAAATAAGTGTAGCAGCTAGTTTATTGGTAGTAGGTTTATTAACGAATGGTATGCAGGCAAAAGCAGATGATGACGATTATAATCACGATGGTTATGAAAAACATGAAAAGTATGAAAAATACGACGACCATGATGACGACTATGATTATGAGTATGAAGATGATTATGACGATGATGATCAATACGAAAATTATGATACAACGAACGTTGTGAATGAAAAAGGGAAATGGAATATATGGACAAGATCCGTTGTTGTCGATAAAGAAGCGCTACCTTTTACGAATTCAAAACAAGTTGTATTAAAAGTGACAGGCACAAATAAAGAGGTAAACTTGTTTGCAATGCCAAAAGACGGAGAAATATTTGTACCTGGCAAAACAGTGGCAAAGTTATTAGGTGCAACAGCGACGTATTACAAAACAAGTGAAATATTGGTTATTCAAAACGCCAATCATGAACTTATTTATCGCGCAGGGAAAAATGTTGCTTACGACAATTATGTAAAAACACCATTACCTGCACATGCTTTTTATTTAAATAATGAGCTTTATTTACCGATTAGTGCCATAACAAATGGCTTAGGCTTTATCGCCGAATGGCAAGAGGAAAATCAACAGTTTGTTTGTCAACCATTAAATTAG
- the ade gene encoding adenine deaminase, with protein sequence MVEKLQQLTKNIIASQGKLEADFILRNALVADVFTLSWKRADVVVKNGQIIALDTQNRFTANNEEDAAGHYVIPGLIDGHIHIESSMLTPAEFSRVLVPHGVTTVITDPHEIANVAGAEGIQFMLDDAKKAEMDIFVMLPSSVPGTHFEHAGATLTAKDLAPFMTNDHVRGLAEVMDFPAVLNGEASMLEKILLAQQANLVVDGHCAGLTSAQITGYRVAGIHTDHECVTAEEALNRIEQGMYVLIREGSAAKNLRDLLPAVNTVNARRFGFCTDDKYVDELMDEGSINFDVKMAIAEGMEPLQAIQLATINVAECYRLYDRGVLAPGYKADFIVVEDIKEMRAIAVWKDGIKVAENGEMLTARAQLKVPAHIHQSVHLPAMTTDMLAIPFTKGTTANVMEIVPNQLITNHLVVEVPVTDGVFVPSVEQDLLKLAVIERHHQLHTTGLGIVKGFGLQKGAVATTVAHDSHNALVIGTNDADMVMALNRIQEIQGGFVIVADGQILAEMPLTIGGLMTDVTAAEAKNQLASLHNALHELNPHLDFHFLLTFSFVALPVIPALKLTDTGLFNVTTFQHISVEA encoded by the coding sequence ATGGTAGAAAAACTACAGCAACTAACAAAAAACATAATCGCTTCACAGGGGAAACTAGAGGCGGATTTTATTTTGCGCAATGCCCTTGTTGCCGATGTTTTTACATTATCTTGGAAAAGGGCCGATGTTGTGGTGAAAAATGGGCAAATTATCGCCCTCGATACCCAAAATCGTTTTACTGCTAATAATGAGGAAGATGCTGCGGGTCATTATGTAATTCCTGGGTTAATTGATGGGCATATACATATTGAATCTTCTATGCTTACACCAGCTGAATTTAGTCGTGTCCTTGTTCCTCATGGTGTTACGACAGTCATCACAGATCCACATGAGATTGCTAATGTCGCAGGTGCAGAAGGTATTCAGTTTATGCTAGATGATGCTAAAAAAGCTGAAATGGATATTTTCGTTATGTTACCGTCAAGTGTGCCTGGCACTCATTTTGAACATGCAGGTGCAACTTTGACAGCAAAAGATTTAGCACCATTTATGACCAATGACCATGTTCGTGGTCTGGCAGAGGTGATGGATTTTCCTGCTGTGTTAAACGGCGAAGCCAGTATGCTTGAAAAAATCTTGTTAGCCCAACAAGCAAATCTAGTTGTAGATGGCCATTGTGCAGGCTTAACAAGCGCGCAAATTACAGGCTACCGTGTGGCAGGTATTCATACCGACCATGAATGTGTGACAGCAGAAGAGGCGTTAAACCGTATAGAGCAAGGCATGTACGTATTAATTCGTGAAGGCTCCGCTGCAAAAAATTTACGTGACTTATTACCAGCAGTAAATACAGTAAATGCCCGTCGATTCGGTTTTTGCACCGATGACAAGTATGTCGATGAATTAATGGATGAAGGTAGCATTAACTTTGACGTAAAAATGGCCATTGCAGAAGGGATGGAACCATTGCAAGCCATTCAATTAGCGACCATTAATGTAGCAGAGTGCTATCGATTATACGATCGGGGTGTTTTAGCACCGGGCTATAAAGCAGACTTTATAGTAGTAGAAGATATAAAGGAAATGCGTGCAATAGCGGTCTGGAAAGATGGGATCAAAGTCGCTGAAAATGGTGAAATGTTAACAGCTCGTGCGCAACTAAAAGTGCCAGCCCATATCCATCAATCTGTCCATTTGCCAGCCATGACAACTGATATGCTTGCCATTCCGTTTACAAAAGGAACGACAGCCAATGTTATGGAAATTGTCCCCAACCAACTGATTACGAATCATTTGGTCGTAGAGGTACCTGTCACAGATGGTGTGTTTGTACCATCTGTAGAGCAGGATTTACTAAAGCTTGCTGTTATTGAGCGCCATCATCAATTGCATACGACAGGGCTAGGTATCGTGAAAGGTTTCGGTTTGCAAAAAGGAGCAGTTGCAACAACAGTAGCCCATGACTCACACAATGCGTTAGTCATTGGAACGAATGATGCAGATATGGTAATGGCACTTAATCGTATTCAAGAAATTCAAGGTGGCTTTGTGATTGTGGCAGACGGTCAAATTTTAGCAGAAATGCCGCTAACGATAGGTGGGTTAATGACGGATGTAACGGCAGCTGAAGCTAAAAACCAATTAGCAAGTTTACACAATGCACTCCATGAGCTTAATCCTCATTTAGATTTCCATTTTCTTTTAACGTTTTCGTTTGTAGCACTACCTGTTATTCCAGCCTTAAAGTTAACGGATACAGGTTTATTTAATGTGACAACGTTCCAACATATTTCAGTAGAGGCATAG
- a CDS encoding zinc ABC transporter substrate-binding protein, with protein sequence MKRFLGVMVLMMLLFGCSAENSATEKKEGVVVATTGHIADVIKEIGGDHLTVSALMGPGVDPHLYKATQSDLSKLEKAEVIFYNGLQLEGQMLDIFDQMSKDKTVLAVGDKLDKAKLLDSEDEGLLHDPHIWFNIDLWKQVVDAVTKTLVAEYPAFKDDFKANETTYLKKLDELQAYAKKRISEVPDKQRILVTAHDAFNYFGESQGFEVRGLQGLSTEAEYGVKDVQEMVDFLVDNKIKAIFVESSVSDKAMKAVIEGAKQKGHEVAIGGELFSDAMGAEGTEEGTYVGMYQHNIDTIVDALK encoded by the coding sequence ATGAAACGTTTTTTAGGTGTAATGGTTTTAATGATGTTACTTTTCGGTTGTAGCGCAGAAAATAGCGCAACGGAAAAAAAAGAAGGAGTCGTTGTTGCAACAACGGGGCATATTGCCGATGTGATTAAAGAAATTGGCGGTGACCATTTAACTGTTTCGGCATTGATGGGGCCTGGTGTAGATCCACATTTATATAAAGCAACACAGAGCGATTTATCGAAGTTAGAAAAAGCCGAAGTTATTTTTTATAACGGTCTACAATTAGAAGGACAAATGCTCGATATCTTTGATCAAATGTCCAAAGATAAAACTGTGCTAGCTGTTGGGGATAAGTTGGATAAAGCAAAGCTACTTGATAGTGAAGATGAAGGGCTTCTACATGATCCGCATATTTGGTTTAACATTGACTTATGGAAACAAGTTGTGGACGCTGTAACGAAAACGCTTGTAGCAGAATATCCAGCGTTTAAAGATGACTTTAAAGCAAATGAAACAACGTATTTGAAAAAATTAGATGAGCTACAAGCGTACGCTAAAAAGCGCATTAGTGAAGTACCAGATAAGCAACGAATATTAGTAACAGCACATGATGCGTTCAACTATTTCGGAGAGAGCCAAGGATTTGAAGTTCGCGGCTTACAGGGGCTAAGTACAGAAGCTGAATATGGTGTGAAAGACGTTCAAGAAATGGTGGACTTTTTAGTAGATAACAAAATCAAAGCGATTTTTGTAGAGTCAAGTGTTTCCGATAAAGCGATGAAAGCTGTTATTGAAGGGGCAAAACAAAAAGGGCATGAAGTTGCCATAGGTGGCGAATTATTCTCAGATGCCATGGGCGCTGAAGGAACAGAAGAAGGCACATACGTTGGGATGTATCAACATAACATCGACACCATTGTCGATGCACTAAAGTAG
- a CDS encoding MFS transporter has protein sequence MWGKRNVWIILLGEFVVGLGLWAGIIGNLAFMQKVVPSDFHKSLIISIGILAGLVVAPLAGRLIDQSKKKTVIQFASIGRILSVFFMFIALYTNSVIWMILFLITLQIAAAFYMPALQSIIPLVVKDKDLMTLNAWQMNARTISRIVGTAAAGLMLSYFELKWLYIVSLIVYIIMYVMTNSLKLDETVNVSVNDKEKGRFKDVYPMLKEHPVVLMTLVLMLIPTLFLGSFNLVIMKITEMHASTTISGLLYTVEGIGFMLGAAGLKYIAERVKIGTLLFGLALIIGIMELMLLLADSTFFALLTFGLFGFSVGCFFPTTMVIFQKQVPKEYHGRFFSFRNMIDSVVFQIVLLSTGMMLDVIGLSGMGIVFGIISLSLTVTFFLFSKKRKVILHAH, from the coding sequence ATGTGGGGAAAACGTAATGTTTGGATTATTTTATTAGGTGAATTTGTAGTAGGTCTTGGCTTATGGGCTGGAATTATTGGCAACTTAGCATTTATGCAAAAAGTCGTGCCGTCAGATTTCCATAAATCATTAATTATTTCAATTGGTATATTAGCTGGTCTTGTTGTCGCACCACTCGCAGGAAGGTTGATTGACCAATCGAAGAAAAAAACAGTTATTCAGTTTGCGAGTATAGGTCGTATTCTAAGTGTGTTCTTTATGTTTATAGCACTGTATACCAACTCTGTAATATGGATGATATTATTTTTAATCACGTTGCAAATTGCAGCAGCATTTTATATGCCTGCTTTACAGTCTATTATACCATTAGTTGTCAAAGATAAAGATTTAATGACTTTGAATGCTTGGCAAATGAATGCTCGAACGATTTCTAGAATTGTCGGAACTGCCGCAGCGGGCTTAATGTTAAGCTATTTTGAGTTGAAATGGTTATACATTGTTTCACTTATTGTGTATATTATCATGTATGTTATGACAAATAGTTTAAAGCTTGATGAAACGGTAAATGTATCTGTCAATGACAAGGAAAAAGGTAGATTTAAGGACGTATACCCGATGCTAAAGGAGCATCCAGTCGTGTTAATGACACTCGTATTAATGTTAATTCCGACATTATTTTTAGGCTCTTTTAATCTAGTCATTATGAAAATCACCGAAATGCATGCGTCCACGACTATTTCGGGATTATTATATACAGTTGAAGGAATTGGCTTTATGTTAGGGGCTGCTGGGCTCAAATATATTGCTGAGCGCGTCAAAATAGGGACATTATTATTCGGACTTGCATTGATTATTGGCATAATGGAGCTAATGCTATTGCTAGCGGATAGCACGTTCTTTGCTTTATTAACATTCGGATTATTTGGTTTTTCTGTCGGGTGCTTTTTCCCAACAACGATGGTGATTTTTCAAAAACAAGTACCGAAAGAGTACCACGGGCGATTCTTTTCCTTCCGCAATATGATTGATTCGGTTGTGTTCCAAATTGTTCTGTTGTCAACAGGTATGATGCTTGATGTAATCGGCTTAAGTGGAATGGGTATTGTTTTTGGTATAATTAGTTTAAGTTTAACTGTAACTTTTTTCCTTTTCTCGAAGAAAAGAAAGGTGATTTTACACGCACATTAA
- a CDS encoding S-layer homology domain-containing protein gives MKQLVCILLLSLLIVAGNYKVEAAGFSDVTEDHFAYEAVLWAEEYDIIDGYADGTFKPNATITEQQFAKLLANYYELESPYDELKKQTTAGNWADEYYNRLASYGVPLNGYFHNNIRATAIKRGVVAQAITHLAEGKRGLNESIQFLLDSYISTGQNPKYENHDLQKFFGVANHMTRAQVVTLLHRMDSRNFYTISDDAQNIHENQSNVSLNGRALNGQKQLDKSMQQVATSNSAWEGTYTYYYKWGKGATDFNRRDAIISNATSKSFNISLTASDGQQSGSVEGTATITSSTKAIMNKSDNGNRCVLEFEQLKNALKIIEVDCRFAHDEGTNFSGTLKKQ, from the coding sequence ATGAAACAATTAGTGTGTATATTATTGCTTTCATTACTTATCGTTGCTGGGAACTACAAAGTGGAGGCAGCCGGTTTTTCAGATGTAACGGAAGACCATTTTGCTTACGAGGCGGTTTTGTGGGCAGAAGAATATGACATTATCGATGGCTATGCGGACGGTACCTTCAAGCCGAATGCAACCATTACGGAGCAACAATTTGCAAAGTTACTTGCTAATTATTACGAACTAGAGTCCCCATATGATGAGTTAAAAAAACAGACTACTGCTGGGAACTGGGCAGATGAGTATTATAATCGCCTAGCTAGTTACGGTGTACCGCTCAACGGGTATTTTCATAACAATATTCGAGCAACAGCAATAAAACGCGGTGTTGTTGCACAAGCAATCACCCACCTTGCAGAGGGCAAACGCGGTCTTAATGAATCCATTCAATTTTTACTCGATTCCTATATTTCCACTGGACAAAACCCCAAGTATGAAAATCATGATTTACAAAAGTTTTTTGGCGTTGCAAACCATATGACGCGCGCGCAAGTTGTGACATTGCTTCACCGCATGGATTCAAGAAATTTTTATACGATTTCTGATGATGCACAAAACATTCACGAAAACCAAAGTAACGTTTCATTAAATGGACGAGCGCTTAATGGGCAAAAGCAACTCGATAAATCGATGCAACAAGTAGCAACATCTAACAGTGCATGGGAAGGAACGTATACCTATTATTATAAATGGGGCAAAGGAGCGACTGATTTTAATCGCCGTGATGCTATTATTTCAAATGCTACAAGCAAGAGCTTCAACATTTCTTTGACAGCAAGCGATGGACAACAGTCTGGTAGTGTAGAAGGTACAGCTACTATCACGTCTAGCACAAAGGCTATTATGAACAAATCCGACAATGGCAACCGCTGTGTGCTTGAATTTGAACAACTTAAAAATGCACTTAAAATTATTGAAGTAGATTGCCGATTTGCACATGATGAAGGAACGAACTTTTCAGGCACATTAAAAAAGCAATAA